In Gadus chalcogrammus isolate NIFS_2021 chromosome 13, NIFS_Gcha_1.0, whole genome shotgun sequence, a single genomic region encodes these proteins:
- the sumf1 gene encoding formylglycine-generating enzyme: protein MLRCFTFTLIVLTKYSAFCTEGPGLVPPDMVVDPVPPDLVVGTRADDPVPPDLVVDPVPPDLVVGTRADGAVLSESAGCGCQSLKRDSVLDPEGGRTSSSVSPDVKYSRMMNEMPSNPRDEDEDTTSKMVLIPGGETLMGTDEPGIPPDGEGPQRPVVLDPFLMDTQEVSNLQFQAFVAATGYVTEAEQYGDSFVFEGILSEEVKNQISQAVAAAPWWLPVKGASWKSPEGQGSDVTERLQHPVLHVSWKDAEAYCSWAGKRLPTEAEWEHACRGGLKDRLFPWGNKLTPKDQHYANLWQGDFPTHNSAEDGYAQTSPVMSFPANGYGLYDMVGNAWEWTSDWWTVYHTTDRQQNPTGPSSGSERVKKGGSYMCHKSYCYRYRCAARSQNTPDSSASNLGFRCVSAEQR, encoded by the exons ATGCTGCGATGCTTCACTTTCACTCTCATAGTCCTCACGAAGTACTCTGCGTTCTGCACTGAGGGTCCCGGCCTGGTCCCTCCAGACATGGTGGTCGACCCGGTACCCCCAGACCTGGTGGTCGGGACCCGGGCGGACGATCCGGTCCCCCCAGACCTGGTGGTCGACCCGGTCCCTCCAGACCTGGTGGTCGGGACCCGGGCGGACGGCGCGGTCCTGTCGGAGTCAGCTGGGTGTGGATGTCAAAGCCTGAAGAGGGACTCTGTTTTGGACCCCGAGGGAGGCAGGACCTCCTCATCTGTCAGCCCAGATGTTAAATACTCCAGAATGATGAACGAGATGCCCTCAAACCCTcgggacgaggacgaggatacAACAAGCAAG ATGGTGCTGATCCCGGGAGGAGAGACCCTGATGGGGACAGATGAGCCGGGCATCCCCCCGGACGGGGAGGGACCCCAGCGGCCGGTGGTCCTGGATCCCTTCCTCATGGACACCCAGGAGGTCTCCAACCTCCAGTTCCAGGCGTTTGTCGCCGCCACGGGCTACGTCACTGAG GCGGAGCAGTACGGAGACTCGTTTGTGTTCGAAGGGATCCTGAGCGAGGAGGTGAAGAATCAGATCAGCCAGGCG GTGGCtgccgccccctggtggctgcCGGTGAAAGGCGCCAGCTGGAAGAGCCCGGAGGGGCAGGGCTCCGACGTCACAGAGAG GCTGCAGCACCCGGTCCTCCACGTCTCCTGGAAGGACGCGGAGGCGTACTGCTCCTGGGCCGGCAAGAGGCTCCCCACGGAGGCAGAGTGGGAGCACGCCTGCAGGGGCGGCCTCAAGGACCG GCTGTTCCCCTGGGGCAACAAGCTGACCCCCAAGGACCAGCACTACGCCAACCTCTGGCAGGGAGACTTCCCCACGCACAACTCTGCCGAGGACGGCTACGCGCAGACCTCACCG GTGATGTCATTTCCTGCCAACGGCTACGGCCTGTACGACATGGTGGGCAACGCGTGGGAGTGGACCTCCGACTGGTGGACGGTGTATCACACCACGGACCGCCAGCAGAACCCG ACCGGGCCGTCCTCCGGCTCCGAGCGGGTGAAGAAGGGGGGCTCCTACATGTGCCACAAG TCCTACTGCTACAGGTACCGCTGTGCGGCCCGGAGCCAGAACACGCCCGACAGCTCCGCCTCCAACCTGGGCTTCCGCTGCGTCTCGGCCGAGCAGCGCTGA
- the LOC130402621 gene encoding leucine-rich repeat neuronal protein 1-like, whose product MASPSLPRSTLARLAVGLLLPLVCLSQGRECPRLCVCEVRPWFTPQSTYKEASTVDCNDLRLTRIPANLSVDTQVLLLQSNLISHTSGELEPLLNLTELDLSQNNFSTVEAVGLTSMNQLTTLHLEENHIHQLPDHCLRDLSNLQELYINHNQISSISPGAFVGLHNLLRLHLNSNRLRVIDSRWFEATPNLEILMIGENPVIGLLDMNFQPLGSLRSLVLAGMDLTDVPGNALVGLDSLESISFYDNKLIRIPQLALQKVPNLKFLDLNKNPVHKLQEGDFRNMLRLKELGINNMMELVSVDRYALDNLPELTKLEATNNPKLSYVHGMAFRDLPSLESLMLNNNALSALYQRTAEALPNLREISLHSNPLRCDCVIQWMSANRTTVRFMEPLAMLCYAPPERRGKRVRELRLLPDAPEQCLPLISADTFPAHLDLELGMSTALDCRATAEPEPQIYWVTPLGAKITTETESERYHLSGEGTLHLTRVRAEDSGRYTCVAQNTEGADTRVATVRVNGTLLDSAQVMRIYVKQTEPHSILVSWRVNSNVLASNLKWASATMKIDNPHITYTARVPVDVHEYNLTHLQPATEYEVCLSVSNVHMQTHKSCVNVTTGSAAAAFAPDASDPRPSTAVLAVMATVLACVSLATAGVCLSRRWRRKNYQHSLKKYMQKTSSIPLNELYPPLINLWEADGEKEKDGGGGGGEGKLSPVDTTRSYYMW is encoded by the coding sequence atggcctctccctccctcccgcggTCCACGCTGGCCCGGCTGGCGGTgggtctgctgctgcccctggtGTGCCTGTCCCAGGGCAGGGAGTGCCCCCGGCTGTGTGTCTGCGAGGTGCGTCCCTGGTTCACCCCGCAGTCCACCTACAAGGAGGCGTCCACCGTGGACTGCAACGACCTCCGGCTCACGCGCATCCCCGCCAACCTCTCGGTGGACAcccaggtgctgctgctgcagagcaACCTCATCTCCCACACCAGCGGGGAGCTGGAGCCGCTGCTCAACCTGACGGAGCTGGACCTGTCCCAGAACAACTTCAGCACCGTGGAGGCGGTGGGTCTGACCAGCATGAACCAGCTCACCACCCTGCACCTCGAGGAGAACCACATCCACCAGCTGCCCGACCACTGCCTCCGGGACCTCTCCAACCTCCAGGAGCTCTACATCAACCACAACCAGATCAGCTCCATCTCCCCGGGGGCCTTCGTGGGCCTCCACAACCTCCTGCGCCTCCACCTGAACTCCAACCGGCTGCGGGTGATCGACAGCCGCTGGTTTGAGGCCACGCCCAACCTGGAGATCCTGATGATCGGGGAGAACCCGGTCATCGGCCTCCTGGACATGAACTTCCAGCCCCTGGGGAGTCTGAGGAGCCTGGTTCTGGCCGGCATGGACCTGACCGACGTCCCGGGGAACGCCCTGGTGGGGCTGGACAGCCTGGAGAGCATCTCCTTCTACGACAACAAGCTGATCCGGATCCCTCAGCTCGCTCTCCAGAAGGTCCCCAACTTGAAGTTCCTGGACTTGAACAAGAACCCCGTGCACAAGCTCCAGGAGGGCGACTTCAGGAACATGCTGCGACTGAAGGAGCTGGGCATCAACAACATGATGGAGCTGGTTTCGGTGGACCGCTACGCCCTGGACAACCTCCCGGAGCTCACCAAGCTGGAGGCCACCAACAACCCCAAGCTGTCGTACGTCCACGGGATGGCCTTCAGGGACCTGCCCTCCTTGGAGAGCCTGATGCTCAACAACAACGCGCTGAGCGCCCTGTACCAGCGCACGGCGGAGGCCCTGCCCAACCTGCGCGAGATCAGCCTGCACAGCAACCCGCTGCGCTGCGACTGCGTCATCCAGTGGATGAGCGCCAACCGCACCACGGTGCGCTTCATGGAGCCCCTGGCCATGCTCTGCTACGCGCCGCCGGAGCGCCGGGGCAAGCGGGTCCGGGAGCTCCGGCTGCTGCCGGACGCCCCGGAGCAGTGCCTGCCCCTCATCTCGGCCGACACCTTCCCCGCCCACCTGGACCTGGAGCTGGGGATGAGCACCGCGCTGGACTGCCGCGCCACGGCCGAGCCGGAGCCGCAGATCTACTGGGTCACCCCGCTCGGCGCCAAGATCACCACCGAGACCGAGTCCGAGCGGTACCACCTGAGCGGCGAGGGCACGCTGCACCTGACCCGCGTGCGGGCGGAGGACTCGGGCCGCTACACCTGCGTGGCCCAGAACACGGAAGGGGCGGACACGCGCGTGGCCACGGTCCGCGTGAACGGCACGCTGCTGGACAGCGCCCAGGTGATGAGGATCTACGTCAAGCAGACGGAGCCCCATTCCATCCTGGTCTCCTGGAGGGTCAACTCCAACGTGCTGGCCTCCAACCTCAAGTGGGCCTCGGCCACCATGAAGATCGACAACCCGCACATCACCTACACGGCCCGCGTGCCCGTGGACGTGCACGAGTACAACCTGACGCACCTGCAGCCCGCCACCGAGTACGAGGTGTGCCTCAGCGTGTCCAACGTCCACATGCAGACGCACAAGTCCTGCGTCAACGTGACCACCggcagcgccgccgccgccttcgCCCCGGACGCGTCGGACCCGCGGCCAAGCACGGCCGTGCTGGCCGTCATGGCGACCGTGCTGGCCTGCGTCAGCCTGGCCACGGCGGGGGTGTGCCTGAGCCGCcgctggaggaggaagaactACCAGCACTCCCTGAAGAAGTACATGCAGAAGACCTCGAGCATCCCGCTGAACGAGCTGTACCCGCCGCTCATCAACCTGTGGGAGGCGGACGGCGAGAAGGAGaaggacggcggcggcggcggcggcgagggcaAGCTGTCCCCCGTGGACACCACGCGGAGCTACTACATGTGGTGA